A window of the Candidatus Omnitrophota bacterium genome harbors these coding sequences:
- a CDS encoding glycosyltransferase family 2 protein, protein MIYFLLAAYNEAESIEPVFTSIKRAISRDFIILLVDDGSNDGTSGKASSVARHLNISLELIRHPRNLGLGAALRTGFEWIDKNASPDDIVVTMDCDDTHPPETVSAMINKLGTGSRPGCDAVIASRFVEGGRCSGVSFLRSVISRAGSFFMSAIFRGSAVSDWTSGFRVYKAAALKKAGVPSLMRAKGFSAQLEILFLLLGSGALIGESALRMDYSLKKSPSKMRLIPLLFEYLH, encoded by the coding sequence ATGATTTATTTTCTTCTGGCCGCCTACAACGAGGCGGAGTCGATAGAACCTGTCTTTACAAGCATAAAAAGGGCGATAAGCAGAGATTTTATCATTCTGCTTGTGGACGACGGCTCAAATGACGGCACATCGGGAAAGGCCTCGTCTGTCGCCCGTCATTTAAACATAAGTCTGGAACTAATAAGGCATCCGCGCAATCTGGGCCTCGGGGCGGCTCTCAGGACCGGTTTTGAATGGATAGATAAAAATGCCTCGCCGGATGACATTGTTGTCACAATGGACTGCGACGACACCCATCCGCCGGAGACGGTGTCGGCGATGATCAATAAACTCGGCACAGGATCGCGTCCCGGCTGTGATGCTGTTATAGCGTCCAGGTTCGTTGAGGGCGGCCGCTGCAGCGGCGTGTCTTTCCTGAGGAGTGTTATAAGCCGCGCGGGTTCTTTTTTCATGAGCGCCATTTTTCGCGGAAGCGCTGTTTCCGACTGGACATCTGGATTCAGGGTATACAAGGCCGCCGCTTTAAAAAAGGCCGGCGTACCCTCTCTTATGCGGGCAAAAGGTTTCAGTGCTCAGCTCGAGATCCTTTTTCTTCTGCTCGGCTCCGGAGCTCTTATTGGCGAAAGCGCTCTGCGAATGGATTATTCGCTTAAAAAAAGTCCTTCCAAGATGCGGCTCATTCCTTTGCTTTTTGAGTACCTGCAT
- a CDS encoding phosphomannomutase/phosphoglucomutase yields the protein MSINELIFREYDIRGIAERDLDDNSLVKIAGALSAMFLDKGVKRIALGRDGRLSSPRISRKMIDSFLSCGLDVVDIGMVASPVFYFACHEMKINGGIMITGSHNPSEYNGMKISLNQATIYGDDIRALLERVKAGEKPEGKGTLETADVVPAYRKYIRENISVKRKLTIAVDSGNGVGGGIIIPALREMGVEVESIFEEVDGNFPNHFPDPTVPENLTALIEKVREKKADFGVAFDGDADRIGVIDEKGNIIWGDRLMALFSKSLLKENPGGKIVFEVKCSKALPETIERLGGKAIMSRTGHSPIEARIQEENALFGGEMSGHIYFNDRYFGYDDALYTAARLAELIASAPQALSSYLDDVPAYPITPEIRVDCPDEIKFGVVGKLSAYFQKTNEVITIDGARIIFEDGWGLCRASNTGPVIVMRFEASTQEGVERIKKEVTGVLNGILEDYKGGQSPSTTSSVMGTVPARK from the coding sequence ATGAGTATCAATGAACTGATTTTCAGGGAGTACGATATCAGGGGGATCGCCGAGCGCGATCTGGATGACAATTCACTTGTGAAAATAGCGGGGGCGCTTTCAGCCATGTTCCTGGATAAGGGGGTGAAGAGAATAGCCCTGGGGCGAGACGGGCGGCTGTCTTCGCCGAGAATATCCCGCAAGATGATAGATTCATTTCTGTCCTGCGGCCTTGATGTCGTTGATATAGGCATGGTCGCCTCCCCGGTTTTTTATTTTGCCTGCCATGAAATGAAGATTAACGGGGGCATAATGATAACGGGCAGCCACAATCCCTCCGAGTATAACGGCATGAAGATATCGCTCAATCAGGCCACGATCTATGGCGACGATATAAGGGCGCTGTTGGAAAGGGTGAAGGCGGGAGAAAAACCCGAAGGCAAAGGAACCCTTGAGACGGCCGATGTCGTGCCCGCGTACAGAAAATACATCAGGGAGAATATCAGCGTCAAAAGAAAACTGACGATCGCCGTGGATTCCGGAAACGGCGTAGGCGGCGGCATAATCATTCCCGCCCTGCGGGAGATGGGCGTGGAAGTTGAGAGCATATTCGAGGAAGTGGACGGCAATTTCCCGAATCATTTTCCCGACCCTACGGTTCCTGAAAACCTGACAGCCCTCATTGAGAAGGTGCGTGAGAAAAAGGCCGATTTCGGCGTTGCCTTTGACGGCGACGCGGACAGGATAGGCGTTATAGATGAGAAGGGAAACATCATCTGGGGAGACCGCCTCATGGCTCTTTTTTCTAAATCTCTTTTGAAAGAAAATCCGGGCGGGAAAATCGTGTTCGAGGTCAAATGCTCCAAAGCTCTGCCTGAGACAATAGAAAGGCTCGGGGGCAAAGCCATAATGAGCAGGACGGGGCATTCTCCCATAGAGGCCCGCATACAGGAAGAAAATGCCCTCTTCGGCGGGGAGATGAGCGGTCACATATATTTCAACGACAGGTATTTCGGCTATGACGACGCTCTTTATACGGCCGCTCGCCTTGCGGAGCTTATCGCTTCCGCGCCTCAGGCGCTGTCTTCGTATCTGGATGATGTGCCCGCATATCCGATCACGCCCGAGATCAGGGTGGACTGCCCGGACGAGATAAAGTTCGGTGTTGTGGGCAAATTGTCCGCGTATTTTCAGAAAACGAATGAGGTTATTACCATAGACGGCGCGAGAATAATTTTTGAGGACGGATGGGGCCTTTGCAGGGCCTCCAACACCGGCCCGGTTATTGTCATGCGTTTTGAAGCCTCCACACAAGAGGGCGTGGAGAGAATAAAAAAAGAAGTAACGGGAGTTTTGAACGGCATACTGGAAGATTACAAAGGGGGACAGTCCCCATCTACGACTTCGTCCGTAATGGGGACTGTCCCCGCCAGGAAATGA